The Henckelia pumila isolate YLH828 chromosome 2, ASM3356847v2, whole genome shotgun sequence genome includes a window with the following:
- the LOC140885156 gene encoding uncharacterized protein, translated as MASMKSNTCTAENRSFKCNGEVVRFVPISNYNNQESMESCESGFCSPPLWKNRPPKSPSPPQPLLGHHSYKCISPNSRLQAIVRSQFELMELVKTMPESSYELSLTDLVENPRSETRAPQPWGPDYNDRDLRRRSQESRKSDRITRSASFENKGLLLKMVFPVGLPSKRKKRLETEWWKKRFTASTDSDNSRTSGGGSDSIRKRNGVLGNCFWPLFQSSRRSESAE; from the exons ATGGCGTCGATGAAATCCAATACTTGCACTGCTGAAAATCGAAGCTTTAAATGTAATGGCGAAGTGGTAAGATTCGTCCCAATTAGTAATTATAATAATCAAGAATCAATGGAAAGCTGTGAATCTGGCTTCTGCTCGCCGCCTCTATGGAAGAACCGGCCACCCAAGAGCCCTTCGCCGCCGCAGCCTCTCCTCGGCCACCACAGTTACAAGTGTATATCGCCGAATTCAAGATTGCAGGCCATCGTCAGAAGCCAGTTCGAGCTCATGGAACTGGTGAAGACCATGCCCGAATCCTCGTACGAGCTGTCTTTGACCGACCTCGTGGAGAATCCCAGATCGGAAACGCGAGCTCCACAGCCGTGGGGGCCGGATTATAACGACCGGGATCTGCGGAGGAGGAGCCAAGAAAGCAGGAAAAGTGACAGGATTACGAGGAGCGCGAGCTTCGAAAACAAGGGTCTGCTTCTGAAAATGGTGTTCCCCGTCGGCTTGCCGTCCAAGAGAAAGAAGAGATTGGAAACAGAGTGGTGGAAGAAGAGGTTCACGGCTTCCACTGATAGCGATAACAGTAGAACAAGCGGCGGAGGCAGTGATAGTATCAG GAAGAGAAATGGAGTCCTGGGGAATTGTTTCTGGCCATTATTTCAGTCCAGCAGAAGATCAGAATCGGCGGAGTGA
- the LOC140885043 gene encoding WAT1-related protein At1g43650-like, with product MESRGKNIFIVIKKNPYIAVIFMQFAYAGMALLSKAAISQGMNPYVFVAYRQAFATIALAPFAYFLERKEAADPLPYLVIGKIFLISLLGSTLSMNLYSYAINYVSATFASASINTIPALTFVLSVIFRIESLSITRVDGIAKVVGTVISVSGAVVFALVKGPQVNFMNWSSEDTHAAAASHLVMSAKDKLIQGCLLMILANAAWAWWLVMQAPLVKRYPAKFRLTLLQSLFSCMQSFVWAMAMERNLSTWKLQWDLNLISVAYCGVVVTGLVYWLQLCAVESKGPLFTASFTPLALIITAFISALVWKEILHLGSICGGILLVGGLYCVLWGKNKEVQVEANKDQQADSKAETIV from the exons atgGAGAGCCGAGGCAAAAACATTTTCATCGTCATAAAAAAGAATCCATATATTGCAGTGATATTCATGCAATTTGCATATGCAGGCATGGCCTTATTGTCTAAAGCAGCAATTTCACAAGGAATGAACCCTTACGTCTTTGTTGCATATCGCCAAGCATTTGCCACCATTGCTTTGGCTCCATTTGCTTACTTCCTAGAGAG GAAGGAAGCTGCTGATCCACTGCCTTATCTTGTAATAGGGAAAATTTTCTTGATTTCATTGCTTGG GTCTACTTTGAGCATGAATCTATACTCCTACGCAATAAACTACGTCTCAGCAACTTTCGCCTCCGCCAGCATCAACACCATTCCTGCTCTCACCTTCGTCCTGTCTGTAATATTCCG GATCGAAAGCTTGTCGATCACACGAGTTGATGGGATCGCTAAGGTTGTGGGAACAGTGATCAGCGTCTCCGGGGCCGTCGTGTTCGCGTTGGTGAAAGGGCCACAGGTAAATTTCATGAACTGGTCGTCCGAGGATACACATGCCGCCGCGGCGTCGCATTTGGTCATGAGTGCCAAAGACAAGTTGATACAAGGTTGTCTGCTCATGATCTTGGCAAATGCTGCTTGGGCTTGGTGGCTTGTCATGCAG GCCCCTCTGGTAAAGCGGTATCCGGCGAAATTCAGGCTTACGCTGCTGCAGAGTTTATTTAGCTGCATGCAGTCATTCGTGTGGGCGATGGCCATGGAGAGGAACTTGTCGACCTGGAAGCTTCAATGGGATTTGAATCTTATCTCTGTTGCATATTGT GGTGTAGTGGTGACAGGATTGGTATATTGGTTGCAACTTTGTGCTGTGGAGAGCAAAGGCCCGCTATTTACGGCCTCTTTCACGCCACTGGCACTAATCATTACTGCCTTCATCTCAGCACTTGTGTGGAAGGAGATACTTCATTTGGGAAG TATTTGTGGAGGAATATTACTGGTTGGTGGTTTGTACTGCGTTCTGTGGGGGAAAAACAAAGAGGTGCAAGTGGAAGCAAATAAAGACCAGCAGGCAGATTCCAAAGCGGAAACCATTGTATAA